A window of the Verrucomicrobiia bacterium genome harbors these coding sequences:
- a CDS encoding ABC transporter permease yields the protein MMRALLVKDLRRARRNPVPWLVSLAVPLLITGLIGWIFGPRGGGGGLGEIRVAFVDEDQTALTGFLRGAMEQMTTAEPRGDVPFRLRARFVDRGEALRLLTEGELSAAVIVPAGFTDGYLDLEATTSIEVVKNPAQAIHPRVVEEALGLITTALNALRLVSGDSLGEVRSLVERDAPLFEKLVEAGDLLRNLRERLEPAADYLAPPRVGFTEVQRPDDAAPQTAGFGSGIFAHLLAGMAAMFLLYLADHAMRDLYREERFRTLERFKTLREGLLMLVMGKAVFAASMVLLGAAVLFGGGAVLFQFAWQRPWEVLGLVGAYAVCGAGITGLLAALAGRERRADVLNNLAIMGLALAGGCMFPPEMLPAFLRESIAPFLPTAWFAATVRGLQNGGGTAEWLVPAGKLVLTGAIGLGAATAIFRRRLEQGVRA from the coding sequence ATGATGCGCGCCCTTCTGGTCAAGGATCTGCGACGGGCCCGGCGCAATCCGGTGCCATGGCTGGTGTCGCTGGCGGTTCCGCTGCTGATCACGGGCCTGATCGGATGGATCTTCGGACCCCGGGGCGGAGGGGGCGGGCTTGGGGAGATCCGGGTGGCATTTGTCGATGAGGACCAAACGGCGCTGACCGGTTTTTTGCGGGGGGCGATGGAACAGATGACGACGGCGGAACCGCGCGGGGACGTTCCGTTCCGGTTGCGGGCGCGGTTCGTCGATCGCGGCGAGGCCCTGCGGTTGTTGACCGAAGGGGAGTTGTCGGCGGCGGTGATCGTGCCGGCCGGGTTCACCGACGGGTACCTCGATCTGGAGGCGACGACGTCGATCGAGGTGGTGAAGAACCCGGCGCAGGCCATTCACCCGCGTGTGGTCGAGGAGGCGTTGGGACTGATCACGACGGCACTCAATGCCCTGCGCCTGGTTTCGGGGGACTCGCTGGGCGAGGTTCGGAGCCTGGTCGAGAGGGACGCGCCGCTGTTCGAGAAGCTGGTGGAGGCGGGGGATTTGCTGCGCAACCTGCGGGAGCGGTTGGAACCCGCCGCGGATTACCTGGCCCCGCCGCGGGTCGGATTCACCGAGGTTCAACGTCCCGATGACGCGGCGCCGCAGACGGCTGGATTCGGGAGCGGCATCTTTGCCCATCTGCTCGCCGGGATGGCGGCGATGTTCCTGCTGTATCTGGCGGACCATGCGATGCGGGACCTGTACCGGGAGGAGCGGTTCCGCACCCTCGAACGTTTCAAGACGTTGCGGGAGGGGCTGCTGATGCTGGTGATGGGCAAGGCGGTTTTTGCGGCGTCGATGGTGCTCCTCGGGGCGGCGGTCCTTTTTGGCGGCGGCGCGGTGCTTTTCCAGTTCGCGTGGCAACGGCCGTGGGAGGTCCTGGGGTTGGTGGGAGCCTATGCGGTGTGCGGGGCGGGAATCACCGGATTGCTGGCCGCCCTGGCGGGTCGCGAGCGACGCGCCGACGTTCTGAACAACCTGGCGATCATGGGTCTTGCCCTGGCGGGCGGATGCATGTTTCCGCCGGAGATGCTGCCGGCCTTCCTCCGCGAGAGCATCGCGCCCTTCCTGCCCACGGCGTGGTTCGCCGCCACGGTGCGCGGACTTCAGAACGGCGGTGGAACGGCCGAATGGCTGGTCCCGGCGGGAAAGCTGGTCCTGACGGGGGCCATCGGGCTGGGCGCCGCCACGGCGATCTTCCGGCGCCGGCTGGAACAGGGGGTGCGGGCGTGA
- a CDS encoding ABC transporter permease: MRAILLIGHHEVRLFLRDRGMYLWLFVVPLVFVYFMSFAAPAPGGPDDARPGVRIDNRDAGFLGRVFLRELGQQGLTLLGDQDGREARRGITVPADFTDRILAGEKVELELHVLEGSDTGMAEIVKLRLLRALLAMNARLARHAIEHAGAPPTEETLLALMEVPEPVGLVSSHAGRKPRPVGFGFSLPGNLVAYLFLNLLIFGGARVAENRRSGLLARLATQPITTREILFGNLYALMLLAGVQVGVLLLVGQWVLGVDVAANLVGVLLTLGVLAWVAGSLGMLIGFLVASEDKVIGICLAIALPAAALGGCWWPIEIAPAFARHLANAVPTGWALSALHTLITFGAGLDRALPSIGVLALFGIAANVAAARFLRLR, from the coding sequence GTGAGGGCGATTCTGCTCATCGGGCACCACGAGGTGCGGCTGTTCCTGCGCGACCGCGGCATGTACCTCTGGCTGTTCGTGGTGCCTCTGGTGTTCGTGTACTTCATGTCGTTTGCGGCCCCTGCGCCGGGCGGGCCCGACGACGCGCGCCCGGGGGTGCGGATCGACAACCGGGATGCGGGTTTTCTGGGCAGGGTGTTCCTGCGGGAACTGGGTCAGCAGGGGCTCACGCTGCTTGGGGACCAGGACGGGCGCGAGGCCCGGCGGGGGATCACGGTGCCCGCCGATTTCACCGACCGCATCCTCGCGGGCGAAAAGGTTGAACTGGAGCTGCACGTCCTCGAAGGCTCCGACACCGGCATGGCGGAGATCGTGAAGCTCCGCCTGCTGCGCGCCTTGCTGGCGATGAATGCGCGGCTGGCGCGTCACGCCATCGAGCATGCCGGGGCGCCGCCCACCGAGGAAACCCTGCTGGCCCTGATGGAGGTGCCGGAGCCGGTTGGGCTGGTGTCGAGCCATGCCGGGCGGAAGCCACGCCCGGTGGGGTTCGGGTTCTCGCTTCCAGGCAACCTGGTGGCCTATCTCTTCCTCAATCTTCTGATCTTCGGCGGGGCCCGGGTGGCGGAGAACCGCCGGAGCGGATTGCTGGCCCGCCTGGCGACGCAGCCGATCACGACGCGTGAAATCCTCTTCGGTAACCTCTACGCGCTGATGCTGCTGGCGGGGGTGCAGGTCGGCGTCCTTCTGCTGGTCGGGCAGTGGGTGCTTGGGGTGGACGTCGCGGCCAACCTGGTCGGGGTGCTGCTGACGCTGGGGGTTCTGGCCTGGGTGGCGGGTTCGCTGGGAATGCTCATCGGCTTTCTCGTGGCCTCGGAGGACAAGGTCATCGGGATCTGCCTGGCCATCGCCCTGCCGGCGGCGGCGCTGGGCGGGTGCTGGTGGCCGATCGAGATCGCGCCGGCTTTCGCACGCCACCTGGCGAACGCGGTGCCGACGGGCTGGGCTTTGAGTGCCCTCCACACCTTGATCACCTTCGGTGCCGGACTGGACCGGGCGCTGCCGTCCATCGGCGTGCTGGCGCTCTTCGGCATCGCCGCCAATGTTGCCGCCGCGCGCTTCCTGCGCCTCCGGTAG
- a CDS encoding ankyrin repeat domain-containing protein has protein sequence MRTLFLVGILFAGVVPGRAAEPLDQAFQSALVAEEVRRDLNAAVRGYEAVIAQVDAQRAIAATAVFRLAECFRKLGRNDEAAAQYQRVLRDFPAEATLVRLSRENLLALGVAPPAEGETAPPRRQDILLDLHSEEAEIARLRTLFDRSPDLLNAEKGGKTPLMEAAEKGQLAVVQALLNWGVEVNRIASSGTALSVAAANGHKAVVEALLDAKADPNLVMQSGHTALGGAVGQGFTAVVETLLARGAKVEVEGAYPPLLAAVSDSKTALIERLVKAGADVNAVVNRGVPVAPKGGGGGNTVIRTVLEAAVLWGEREAGRTLVRLGAKADIGTLGRSLSSGGMPKVASEWLDELLAAAPPEGFPTEGLNALMGKCMDHAQQFIPALLRAGGSADAVNSGGFPLLVRAAAGGPTEALEALLAAKPDVNVALPDGTTALHAAAAKGDTNSVSLLLKAGADPNRLDQRQLTPLEVVRMAISRGLAPPSPRPVAPRDGPTRIVPVRVRDGSEVPANVSEAAMVWQRIEAMLLAAGAQEDLARRQAIHWRIGGQTEPFHHRVGVNPPPTLAQFLILALQAPRAEWVDLQQIRVRRLTADGQQESAHPIGADWWRMGECRWSHPLEWGDVVELPELDRVVGSSAPGLSEETAAALRRCGVQQVSLTIQGETTELHLYPAPLPSARRGGALTAPGLPANVPPAGAVISSCNLRQVLDLSGRLRVSSDLTRVQVTRKSSGQKWTLDVVNDPEAREYWLVDGDQIEVPEKEDAP, from the coding sequence GTGAGAACTCTCTTCCTGGTCGGGATCCTGTTCGCGGGGGTGGTGCCGGGTCGGGCGGCGGAACCGCTCGATCAGGCCTTTCAATCGGCGCTGGTCGCCGAGGAGGTGCGGCGCGATCTGAACGCCGCGGTACGGGGCTATGAGGCGGTGATTGCCCAGGTCGATGCCCAGCGTGCGATCGCGGCGACGGCGGTGTTCCGGTTGGCGGAATGCTTCCGCAAGCTGGGACGCAACGACGAGGCGGCGGCGCAGTATCAGCGGGTGTTACGCGACTTCCCCGCCGAGGCCACCCTGGTGCGGTTGAGCCGGGAGAACCTGCTGGCGCTGGGAGTGGCGCCACCCGCGGAGGGGGAGACCGCACCCCCCCGCAGACAGGATATCCTGCTCGATCTGCATTCCGAGGAGGCGGAGATCGCCCGGTTGCGCACGCTGTTCGACCGCAGTCCGGATCTGCTGAACGCGGAGAAGGGCGGGAAGACCCCGTTGATGGAGGCGGCGGAGAAGGGGCAATTGGCGGTGGTGCAGGCGTTGCTGAACTGGGGGGTGGAGGTGAATCGCATCGCCTCCAGTGGGACCGCGTTGTCGGTGGCGGCGGCGAACGGGCACAAGGCGGTGGTGGAGGCGTTGCTGGATGCGAAGGCCGATCCGAACCTGGTCATGCAGTCCGGGCACACGGCGCTGGGAGGAGCGGTGGGGCAAGGATTCACGGCGGTCGTGGAGACTCTGTTGGCCCGCGGGGCGAAGGTGGAAGTTGAGGGTGCGTATCCTCCTTTGTTGGCGGCGGTGTCCGATTCGAAGACCGCCCTGATCGAACGTCTGGTGAAGGCAGGCGCGGATGTCAATGCGGTGGTCAATCGGGGGGTCCCGGTGGCACCGAAGGGTGGAGGCGGTGGAAATACAGTCATTCGGACGGTGTTGGAGGCGGCGGTGCTGTGGGGCGAGAGGGAGGCAGGTCGAACCCTGGTCCGTCTGGGGGCGAAGGCGGACATTGGGACATTGGGAAGGAGCCTGAGCAGCGGCGGGATGCCCAAAGTGGCGTCCGAGTGGCTGGACGAGTTGTTGGCGGCCGCGCCCCCGGAGGGGTTTCCGACGGAGGGGCTCAACGCGCTTATGGGGAAATGCATGGATCACGCGCAGCAGTTCATTCCCGCGTTGCTCCGTGCAGGCGGTTCCGCGGATGCCGTGAACTCGGGGGGCTTTCCGCTGCTGGTCCGGGCGGCAGCGGGTGGCCCCACCGAGGCTCTCGAAGCTTTGCTCGCCGCGAAACCGGACGTGAATGTGGCGTTACCGGATGGCACAACGGCCTTGCATGCCGCGGCTGCGAAAGGCGACACGAACTCGGTTTCCTTGCTCTTGAAGGCGGGAGCCGATCCGAATCGTTTGGACCAACGTCAGCTTACCCCATTGGAAGTCGTCCGGATGGCCATTAGCCGGGGTCTTGCGCCACCTTCGCCAAGGCCGGTTGCACCCCGGGACGGCCCTACGCGGATAGTTCCGGTCAGGGTCAGGGATGGTTCCGAGGTGCCTGCAAACGTTTCCGAGGCGGCGATGGTCTGGCAACGGATCGAGGCGATGCTGCTGGCGGCGGGAGCGCAGGAGGATCTCGCCCGGAGGCAGGCGATCCATTGGAGGATCGGCGGTCAAACGGAACCGTTCCATCACCGGGTGGGGGTGAATCCGCCGCCGACTCTGGCCCAATTCCTGATCCTCGCGCTTCAGGCTCCCAGGGCAGAATGGGTGGATCTCCAGCAGATTCGCGTCCGGAGACTGACGGCGGACGGCCAACAGGAATCGGCGCACCCGATCGGGGCGGATTGGTGGAGGATGGGGGAATGCCGCTGGAGTCATCCCCTCGAATGGGGCGATGTGGTGGAGCTTCCGGAGCTGGACCGGGTGGTGGGATCTTCCGCTCCGGGTCTCTCCGAGGAAACTGCGGCCGCGCTGAGGAGATGCGGGGTGCAGCAGGTGTCGCTGACGATCCAGGGTGAGACTACGGAACTCCATCTCTACCCGGCTCCGCTTCCGAGCGCTCGGCGGGGAGGGGCGCTGACAGCGCCAGGCCTGCCGGCAAACGTGCCGCCCGCCGGAGCCGTGATCTCGAGCTGCAACCTCCGCCAGGTGCTCGATCTGTCTGGCAGGCTGCGGGTGTCCTCGGATCTCACCCGGGTCCAGGTCACGAGAAAATCATCGGGCCAAAAGTGGACGCTTGACGTGGTGAACGACCCGGAGGCGCGAGAGTACTGGCTGGTGGACGGCGACCAGATCGAAGTTCCGGAGAAGGAAGATGCTCCCTGA
- a CDS encoding YdiU family protein — MERHPSATTDSLIRPEGSQPGWRFDNSYARLPGTFFARVNPTPVAAPRVVVFNRGLAEELGLNPEAFANGEAAAWLTGNAVPEGAEPIAQAYAGHQFGHLARLGDGRAILLGEHLTPSRGRVDIQLKGPGPTPYSRRGDGRAALGPMLREYLVSEAMHALGIPTTRSLAVAATGEPVFRERALPGAVLTRVAASHIRVGTFEYFAALGDVESLRVLAEYTLRRHFPDRLGADEPILGLLEEAVERQARLIAAWMRVGFVHGVMNTDNMAVSGETIDYGPCAFVDAYDPGTVFSSIDHQGRYALSQQPAIAAWNLARFAEALLPLFLPDPNAAVPKVQAVLDTFQDRYRRHARAARAGKLGLLEPQVEDDTLFEELLDWMHREAADHTQTFRELASRVTRDPGGSRVADSQEARTAARIPPEPWRNRWQERLAAQGASPEAVMKRMNAHNPAVIPRNHVVEEVLEAATERQDLAPFLDVLRAVSRPYDEDGQPDRLRHAPPPGTPRCRTFCGT; from the coding sequence ATGGAACGACACCCATCTGCCACGACCGACAGCCTGATCCGACCCGAAGGCAGCCAGCCCGGCTGGCGGTTTGACAACAGTTATGCGCGATTGCCCGGGACCTTCTTCGCCCGGGTGAACCCGACGCCGGTGGCAGCGCCACGCGTGGTGGTCTTCAACCGGGGGCTGGCGGAGGAACTGGGGTTGAACCCGGAGGCATTCGCCAACGGGGAAGCGGCGGCGTGGTTGACGGGGAATGCGGTTCCGGAAGGGGCGGAGCCGATTGCGCAGGCCTATGCCGGCCATCAATTCGGACACCTCGCCCGGCTCGGGGATGGGCGGGCCATTCTGCTGGGGGAACACCTGACTCCGTCGCGCGGGCGGGTGGACATTCAACTCAAGGGGCCGGGGCCGACGCCGTACTCACGGCGGGGCGACGGCCGGGCTGCCCTGGGTCCGATGCTGCGCGAGTACCTGGTCAGCGAGGCCATGCACGCGCTGGGCATTCCCACCACCCGGAGCCTGGCCGTGGCGGCGACTGGCGAACCGGTGTTTCGGGAGCGGGCCCTTCCGGGCGCCGTGCTGACCCGCGTCGCCGCGAGTCATATTCGGGTGGGGACGTTCGAGTACTTCGCCGCGCTGGGCGATGTCGAATCCCTGCGCGTGCTGGCGGAATACACGTTGCGCCGGCATTTCCCCGATCGACTCGGGGCGGACGAGCCGATCCTCGGGCTTCTTGAGGAGGCGGTGGAACGGCAGGCACGCCTCATTGCCGCGTGGATGAGGGTCGGGTTTGTCCATGGCGTCATGAACACCGACAACATGGCGGTCTCCGGGGAGACGATCGATTACGGGCCCTGCGCGTTTGTGGACGCCTACGATCCGGGGACGGTGTTCAGTTCCATCGATCACCAGGGCCGCTATGCCTTGAGCCAGCAACCGGCCATCGCCGCCTGGAACCTGGCGCGGTTTGCCGAGGCGCTGCTGCCGCTGTTTCTCCCGGATCCGAACGCGGCGGTGCCCAAGGTTCAGGCGGTGCTGGACACATTTCAGGATCGCTACCGGCGTCATGCCCGCGCCGCCCGGGCCGGCAAGCTCGGGTTGCTCGAGCCGCAGGTGGAGGACGACACCCTGTTCGAGGAACTGCTGGACTGGATGCACCGCGAGGCGGCGGACCATACGCAGACCTTCCGGGAACTGGCGTCCCGGGTGACCCGCGATCCCGGGGGTTCGAGGGTGGCGGACAGCCAGGAAGCCAGGACAGCGGCACGGATTCCTCCGGAGCCGTGGAGGAACCGGTGGCAGGAACGACTGGCCGCGCAGGGCGCGTCGCCGGAGGCGGTGATGAAGCGAATGAACGCCCACAATCCGGCCGTGATCCCCCGGAATCATGTGGTGGAGGAAGTCCTGGAGGCCGCCACGGAACGGCAGGACCTGGCGCCGTTTCTGGACGTGCTGCGGGCGGTTTCCCGGCCCTACGACGAGGACGGTCAACCGGATCGCCTGCGCCATGCGCCGCCGCCGGGGACGCCGCGATGCCGCACCTTCTGTGGAACCTGA
- a CDS encoding RbsD/FucU family protein, which translates to MLKHTLIHPEINAILGRAGHHAKVLIADGNYPASTMKGPHAGVVSLNLAPGIVSVPQVLRAVLSAIPVDEVNTMGIPADDPYAQQGEPPVWTEYRRVLAEAGLTLPLRSIPKWDFYEAVRSPDHVLTIQTAEQSLWANVLLTLGCRTAEG; encoded by the coding sequence ATGCTGAAGCACACCCTCATTCATCCCGAGATCAACGCGATCCTCGGCCGGGCCGGACACCATGCGAAGGTACTGATTGCGGACGGGAATTACCCGGCTTCCACGATGAAGGGGCCCCATGCCGGGGTGGTTTCGCTCAATCTGGCCCCGGGTATTGTCTCGGTGCCCCAGGTGTTGCGAGCGGTGCTGAGCGCCATCCCCGTGGATGAAGTGAACACCATGGGCATTCCGGCGGACGATCCGTACGCACAGCAGGGGGAACCGCCCGTGTGGACCGAATACCGGAGGGTGCTTGCGGAGGCCGGGTTGACCCTCCCGCTGCGGTCGATACCGAAGTGGGACTTCTACGAGGCGGTGCGATCGCCGGATCATGTGCTGACGATTCAGACGGCCGAGCAATCGCTGTGGGCAAATGTGCTGTTGACCCTGGGCTGCAGGACAGCGGAGGGCTGA
- a CDS encoding PEP-CTERM sorting domain-containing protein, with product MKRLQPFRLSVLGLFAVLAAPSLHGAAVVLPNAADGTEGGSGLNTVLQNGPRTVQLQFAASLLAGVPVGSQFEGISFRLDGSQSTAQPSATYSYEEYKIVLAQAANSIADMSATFADNMVSPVAVFDGPLTITAASYPGGSTPNDWGATIAFDVPYAYQGGDLVVWITHPAASGGSGMFLDAMVGTADYRGLRNASTFNATTANIVSDGVTVMRLEFTPIPEPTTVATLAGLGLLGLTGWRRLRRAAATPIAGY from the coding sequence ATGAAGCGCCTCCAACCGTTCCGGTTGTCTGTGCTTGGCTTATTCGCCGTTCTTGCCGCGCCAAGCCTGCATGGGGCGGCTGTGGTGCTGCCGAATGCGGCCGATGGCACCGAAGGCGGATCGGGCCTCAACACCGTCCTGCAAAACGGCCCGCGCACGGTGCAACTTCAGTTCGCCGCTTCTCTATTGGCGGGTGTTCCGGTGGGCAGCCAATTCGAGGGCATTTCGTTTCGATTGGATGGCAGTCAATCCACAGCACAACCGAGTGCCACCTATTCGTACGAGGAGTACAAGATCGTCCTCGCCCAGGCGGCGAACAGCATCGCCGACATGAGCGCCACCTTTGCCGACAACATGGTCTCCCCGGTGGCCGTCTTCGACGGTCCCCTGACCATCACCGCAGCATCCTATCCGGGCGGGTCTACTCCCAACGACTGGGGGGCCACCATCGCCTTCGATGTGCCGTACGCCTACCAGGGAGGCGACTTGGTCGTCTGGATCACCCACCCGGCAGCCAGCGGTGGCTCCGGCATGTTCTTGGATGCTATGGTTGGGACGGCGGATTACCGGGGCCTGCGTAACGCAAGCACGTTCAACGCCACGACGGCCAACATCGTTTCCGATGGCGTTACCGTCATGCGCCTGGAATTCACCCCGATACCCGAGCCGACGACCGTCGCCACCCTGGCGGGGTTGGGCCTGCTCGGGTTGACCGGCTGGCGGCGCTTGCGTCGCGCAGCCGCAACCCCGATTGCGGGTTACTGA
- a CDS encoding HAMP domain-containing histidine kinase, with amino-acid sequence MLPDAHGPPPRRYALLALALVLPSLGLAGIAGWALRADRRAAEADLRIRSERMAWNILAAVTNAWTAGRDGRGEVHELKLESDGTLAWPRTGVWPPVPVEVIRGMSEPVRTVWRRAEAALAMGNGNTALEELRVVEVEGQGDEGPPGGTPASTERGRPTVPEASVPIHLDLLRAQALAAVGESAAAVEAARRVLVTSTTEARMESGLSVREVALELLVGLIEADGGFFPDAWRDNGALAVRDVVDVPSTPVSEEALTRLRVWLGERSRIGSMPGEFEKVEAPLRQRDWARRSFEAIQAKRTGLRGLRADGTGGLEETAVLAWELDRHLWIGVRSQDPAGIAGSGLGSGGETREPAHPYRARRWVDVVEGVRTALRADDPHGHFGFSVDLQGRDFSVHHQEPSDVTARALTAATASGPGNLLLKVAVALVDRDSAFAGQRRRERVLGGIVLAGVGISVLAAGLTWRVLVRQHRLGVQKSNFVASVSHELRAPLASVRVLADNLEQDRVSDAGRKQATLKLIGRECRRLGMLVDNVLDLSRIERGRKRIEPEPTDVLALVQETVRWAGVGAEERGVRVRLELGRAPEGWVATLDGAAVQQVLTNLLDNAVKHAPHGSGVTVGLEVDSMAIRLTVADAGPGIPGSEREKVFDPFHRLGSELRREQPGVGIGLAIVKHLVEAHGGRVWVETVEPTGARFVVRLPNRPEGLPG; translated from the coding sequence ATGCTCCCTGACGCGCATGGTCCTCCGCCGCGGCGCTACGCGCTTCTGGCCCTGGCGTTGGTCCTTCCTTCCCTGGGATTGGCGGGCATCGCCGGTTGGGCTTTGCGGGCGGACCGCAGGGCGGCGGAGGCTGACCTGCGCATTCGGTCGGAGCGGATGGCGTGGAACATCCTGGCTGCCGTGACCAACGCCTGGACCGCCGGACGGGATGGACGAGGGGAGGTCCATGAGTTGAAGCTGGAGTCGGACGGCACGCTGGCGTGGCCCAGGACGGGTGTGTGGCCCCCGGTCCCGGTAGAGGTGATCCGGGGGATGTCGGAGCCGGTGCGCACCGTCTGGCGCCGTGCGGAAGCAGCGCTGGCGATGGGGAACGGGAACACGGCGTTGGAGGAGTTGAGGGTTGTTGAGGTCGAGGGCCAGGGAGACGAAGGACCGCCGGGTGGGACACCCGCCTCCACGGAACGGGGGCGCCCTACGGTCCCGGAGGCCTCGGTTCCCATCCACCTCGACCTCCTGCGGGCGCAGGCACTGGCGGCGGTCGGCGAATCCGCGGCCGCCGTCGAGGCGGCCCGGCGGGTGCTGGTGACGTCCACAACGGAAGCTCGAATGGAGTCCGGGCTGTCGGTTCGCGAGGTGGCGTTGGAATTGCTCGTGGGACTGATCGAAGCGGACGGCGGATTTTTCCCGGACGCCTGGCGCGACAATGGGGCGCTGGCGGTGCGCGACGTCGTGGACGTACCTTCAACGCCGGTCTCGGAGGAGGCTCTGACCCGGTTGCGAGTGTGGCTGGGAGAACGAAGTCGGATCGGCAGCATGCCGGGTGAGTTCGAGAAGGTGGAGGCGCCGCTGCGCCAGCGGGATTGGGCGCGCCGTTCGTTCGAGGCGATTCAGGCGAAGAGAACCGGGCTGAGGGGCCTCCGCGCCGACGGGACGGGCGGCCTGGAGGAGACCGCGGTTCTGGCGTGGGAACTCGACCGCCATCTCTGGATCGGGGTCCGCTCTCAGGATCCTGCGGGGATCGCGGGATCGGGCCTGGGCTCCGGGGGCGAAACCCGGGAGCCAGCCCATCCGTATCGGGCACGGCGTTGGGTGGATGTGGTGGAGGGGGTTCGGACGGCGTTGCGGGCGGACGATCCGCACGGGCACTTCGGCTTCTCGGTGGACCTTCAGGGAAGGGACTTTTCCGTTCATCACCAGGAGCCGTCGGATGTGACGGCGCGGGCACTGACCGCCGCGACGGCGTCCGGGCCTGGAAACCTCCTGCTGAAGGTGGCCGTGGCTCTGGTGGATCGGGACAGCGCGTTCGCCGGACAACGACGTCGGGAGCGGGTGCTGGGCGGGATCGTTCTGGCTGGCGTGGGGATCTCGGTGTTGGCGGCCGGACTGACATGGCGGGTGCTGGTGCGGCAGCATCGGCTCGGGGTGCAGAAATCGAACTTCGTGGCCAGCGTGTCGCATGAACTCCGGGCGCCGCTGGCCAGCGTGCGCGTGCTGGCGGACAACCTGGAGCAGGATCGGGTGTCCGATGCCGGGCGCAAACAGGCCACTCTGAAACTGATCGGGCGCGAGTGCCGGCGACTGGGGATGCTCGTGGACAACGTGCTCGACCTGTCGCGCATCGAGCGGGGCCGGAAACGGATCGAGCCCGAACCCACGGATGTCCTCGCCCTGGTGCAGGAGACGGTCCGCTGGGCGGGGGTCGGGGCGGAGGAACGCGGCGTGCGGGTCCGACTGGAACTGGGGCGCGCGCCGGAGGGTTGGGTGGCGACGCTGGATGGGGCGGCTGTTCAGCAGGTGTTGACCAACCTGCTGGACAACGCGGTGAAGCATGCGCCGCACGGGAGTGGGGTGACCGTCGGACTGGAAGTGGACTCGATGGCCATCCGGCTGACCGTGGCCGATGCCGGACCCGGCATTCCCGGGAGTGAGCGGGAGAAGGTGTTCGATCCGTTTCACCGACTGGGGAGCGAGTTGCGCAGGGAACAACCCGGCGTGGGAATCGGACTGGCCATCGTGAAGCACCTGGTGGAAGCGCACGGCGGCCGGGTTTGGGTGGAAACCGTGGAACCGACGGGGGCAAGATTCGTCGTGCGGCTCCCGAATCGGCCCGAAGGCCTGCCCGGATGA
- a CDS encoding response regulator transcription factor: protein MHRILVIEDELPMRHALEDLLASQGYRVLTAVDGAQGIDKVREELPDLVLLDVMLPRIDGFAVAAELRRCGSKVPILLLTAKGGVGDRVTGLDAGADDYLAKPFNPQELLARVRALLRRVARGKPGVERVRVGEVEIDFLRQTARRGRKALHLTPKELAMLRVLAEAGGGVVTREQFLDVIWGYGAFPITRTVDTHIAALRAKLEVEPAEPRYLQTVHGSGYRLVV, encoded by the coding sequence ATGCATAGGATCCTCGTCATTGAAGATGAGTTGCCCATGCGGCATGCCCTGGAAGACCTCCTGGCCTCGCAGGGCTATCGCGTCCTTACAGCCGTGGATGGAGCGCAGGGAATCGACAAGGTGCGGGAGGAACTCCCCGACCTGGTCCTGCTCGACGTGATGCTGCCCAGGATCGACGGGTTCGCCGTGGCGGCCGAACTGCGACGGTGCGGGTCGAAGGTGCCGATTCTCCTGCTGACGGCGAAGGGAGGCGTGGGAGACCGGGTGACCGGGTTGGATGCCGGGGCGGATGATTACCTCGCCAAGCCCTTCAATCCTCAGGAGCTGCTCGCGCGCGTGCGGGCATTGCTGAGGCGGGTGGCGCGTGGGAAGCCCGGGGTCGAACGGGTCCGGGTGGGCGAGGTGGAAATCGATTTCCTGCGTCAGACGGCGCGCCGCGGCCGGAAGGCGCTGCATCTCACGCCGAAGGAGCTGGCAATGCTGCGCGTGCTGGCAGAGGCCGGTGGCGGGGTGGTCACCCGGGAACAATTCCTGGATGTGATCTGGGGTTACGGCGCGTTTCCCATCACCCGGACCGTCGATACCCACATCGCCGCCTTGCGGGCGAAGCTCGAAGTGGAACCCGCTGAGCCCCGGTACCTCCAGACCGTTCACGGGAGCGGGTATCGGCTGGTGGTTTAG